One window from the genome of Calliopsis andreniformis isolate RMS-2024a chromosome 12, iyCalAndr_principal, whole genome shotgun sequence encodes:
- the LOC143185602 gene encoding NFU1 iron-sulfur cluster scaffold homolog, mitochondrial, with the protein MDKILTNTLQAGRRLARRSLTVHQCSKILRNSSAQLHVCCDTHTSKPCLFSPTKQLNVSGLQKRTMFIQTQDTPNPNSLKFLPGVKVLEPGQTKDFPNATEAYCSPLAKMLFRIDGVKSVFFGPDFITVTKMDEDVEWKLLKPEIFAVIMDFFSSGLPVLNEDQPAADTQINEEDDEIVQMIKELLDTRIRPTVQEDGGDIVFMGFEEGIVKLKMQGSCTSCPSSVVTLRNGVQNMMQFYIPEVLGVIQVEDETDKVAKKEFEKFEEKVKKTENSDKK; encoded by the exons ATGGACAAAATTTTAACTAATACTTTACAAGCTGGTCGACGTCTCGCACGTAGATCGTTGACAGTACATCAATGCTCAAA aattttaaggAATTCCTCAGCTCAGTTGCATGTGTGCTGCGACACCCATACGTCAAAACCATGTCTGTTTTCTCCAACAAAACAGCTCAATGTCAGTGGTCTACAAAAGCGAACAATGTTCATTCAAACGCAAGATACTCCAAACCCTAACAGTTTGAAGTTCCTTCCTGGAGTAAAGGTGCTTGAACCTGGTCAAACCAAGGACTTTCCTAATGCTACAGAGGCATACTGTTCTCCTCTTGCAAAAatgttattcagaattgatggcgtTAAGTCTGTATTTTTTGGACCTGATTTTATTACAGTGACCAAGATGGATGAAGATGTTGAATGGAAATTGTTGAAACCAGAAATATTCGCAGTAATTATGGATTTCTTTTCATCTGGTTTGCCTGTGTTGAATGAGGATCAGCCAGCAGCAGACACTC AAATTAATGAAGAGGATGATGAGATAGTACAAATGATTAAAGAGCTGTTGGATACTCGAATAAGGCCTACAGTACAGGAAGATGGAGGTGATATTGTATTCATG GGTTTTGAAGAAGGTATAGTGAAATTGAAAATGCAAGGTTCCTGTACAAGTTGCCCAAGCTCTGTGGTTACTCTAAGAAACGGAGTGCAAAACATGATGCAATTTTATATTCCCGAGGTGCTTGGAGTGATACAAGTAGAGGATGAAACTGATAAAGTAGCGAAAAAGGAATTCGAGAAGTTTGAAGAAAAGGTGAAGAAAACAGAAAATAGTGATAAGAAATGA
- the Rack1 gene encoding receptor of activated protein kinase C 1 produces MTETLQLRGTLRGHNGWVTQIATNPKYPDMILSSSRDKTLIVWKLTRDEANYGIPQKRLYGHSHFISDVVLSSDGNYALSGSWDKTLRLWDLAAGRTTRRFEDHTKDVLSVAFSVDNRQIVSGSRDKTIKLWNTLAECKYTIQDDGHTDWVSCVRFSPNHSNPIIVSAGWDKLVKVWNLTNCRLKINHSGHTGYLNTVTVSPDGSLCASGGKDCKAMLWDLNDGKHLHTLDHNDIITALCFSPNRYWLCAAFGPWIKIWDLETKEMVEELKPEVVSATSKAEPPLCLSLAWSTDGQTLFAGYSDNTIRVWQVSVSSR; encoded by the exons ATATGATTTTGTCTTCTTCACGTG ATAAAACTTTGATAGTATGGAAGTTGACACGTGATGAAGCTAATTATGGTATCCCTCAGAAACGTTTATATGGACACTCTCACTTTATCAGTGACGTAGTTTTATCTTCTGATGGTAACTATGCTTTGTCTGGCTCATGGGACAAAACACTGCGGCTCTGGGATTTGGCAGCAGGTCGTACCACAAGAAGATTTGAAGACCATACTAAG GATGTTTTAAGTGTTGCCTTCTCTGTGGACAATCGTCAAATTGTCTCTGGCTCTCGAGACAAAACAATCAAGCTGTGGAACACTTTGGCAGAGTGCAAATACACCATTCAAGATGATGGACACACAGACTGGGTCAGCTGTGTACGATTCTCCCCGAACCATTCAAATCCTATCATTGTTTCTGCAGGTTGGGACAAATTGGTCAAG GTATGGAACCTGACCAACTGCAGGCTAAAGATCAATCACAGCGGACACACtggttaccttaacactgttactGTGTCTCCTGATGGTTCACTTTGTGCCTCTGGTGGCAAG GACTGCAAAGCTATGCTGTGGGATTTGAATGATGGAAAACATCTGCACACCCTGGATCACAATGACATCATAACAGCTTTGTGCTTTAGTCCTAACCGTTATTGGCTCTGCGCTGCTTTTGGGCCATGGATCAAGATATGGGATCTCGAGACCAAAGAGATGGTTGAGGAATTGAAACCGGAAGTTGTGTCCGCCACAAGCAAAGCAGAACCACCACTTTGTCTATCGTTAGCGTGGTCTACCGATGGGCAAACATTATTTGCTGGATATTCTGACAACACCATTCGTGTTTGGCAAGTTTCTGTATCTAGCCGTTAA